In a single window of the Candidatus Neomarinimicrobiota bacterium genome:
- the thrC gene encoding threonine synthase codes for MKFYSTKDKSLRISLRKAVLTGMPSDQGLYMPVSVPVLPREFLKSVPDLSFPELAFELARYFVDGEISEQKLEDLVKDAFPFDAPLVPVSDHIYTLELFHGPTLAFKDFGARFMSRLMAVFTQNLSKELKILVATSGDTGSAVANGFYNIPGIRVYVLYPAGKVSKIQEKQIATLGKNVTALKVHGVFDDCQALVKKALADESLRRPSMISSANSINIARLIPQIFYYFRAWGQLDERERQDCVFSVPSGNFGNLTAGLLAKRMGLPIRRFVDAANVNDVVPEYLNTARFKPRPSVQTISSAMDVGNPSNFDRILDLYNHSHQAITRDIWGRGYSDEETKDKIREVMEKTGYICDPHGAVGLLGLEDYLKTEKKTVTGIFLETAHPAKFKPIVEEVTGKEIPLPEQLADCLKKPLLSIPLENDYEAFVEILRMN; via the coding sequence ATGAAATTTTACAGCACAAAAGACAAATCACTCCGGATCAGCCTGAGAAAGGCTGTTTTAACAGGAATGCCGTCGGATCAAGGACTCTATATGCCGGTATCTGTTCCGGTTTTACCCCGGGAATTTTTAAAGAGCGTGCCGGATCTCTCTTTTCCGGAATTAGCTTTTGAACTTGCCCGGTATTTTGTGGATGGAGAGATCAGTGAACAGAAACTGGAAGACCTTGTGAAGGATGCTTTTCCCTTTGATGCCCCCCTGGTTCCCGTTTCGGATCACATTTATACCCTTGAACTATTTCATGGTCCCACCCTGGCTTTCAAGGATTTCGGAGCCCGGTTCATGTCCAGACTCATGGCGGTTTTTACTCAAAACCTTTCAAAAGAACTTAAGATTCTGGTTGCCACATCCGGTGATACGGGCAGCGCCGTGGCAAACGGATTTTACAACATCCCGGGCATCCGTGTTTATGTCCTGTATCCTGCCGGAAAAGTCAGTAAAATTCAGGAAAAACAAATTGCCACGCTGGGCAAAAATGTTACGGCCCTGAAAGTCCATGGCGTGTTTGATGATTGTCAGGCTCTGGTGAAAAAAGCACTGGCGGATGAATCTCTCCGCAGGCCCTCCATGATAAGTTCGGCCAATTCCATCAATATCGCTCGTCTGATACCCCAGATTTTTTACTATTTTCGTGCCTGGGGACAACTTGACGAAAGGGAACGACAGGATTGTGTTTTCTCGGTTCCCAGCGGGAATTTCGGAAATTTAACGGCCGGGCTCCTGGCCAAACGCATGGGACTCCCTATCCGTCGTTTTGTGGATGCTGCGAATGTGAATGATGTGGTGCCCGAATATCTGAACACCGCCCGCTTCAAACCCCGCCCATCTGTTCAAACGATCTCCAGCGCTATGGACGTGGGGAATCCCAGCAATTTTGACCGGATTCTGGATCTCTATAATCATTCCCATCAGGCCATAACCCGTGATATTTGGGGGAGGGGATACTCCGATGAGGAAACAAAAGATAAAATCCGGGAGGTAATGGAAAAAACCGGATACATTTGCGATCCCCATGGGGCTGTAGGACTTCTTGGACTTGAAGATTACCTGAAAACTGAGAAAAAAACGGTGACAGGCATTTTTCTTGAAACAGCCCACCCTGCAAAATTTAAACCAATTGTGGAAGAAGTCACCGGAAAGGAAATTCCCCTTCCGGAACAACTGGCGGACTGTCTGAAAAAGCCTCTTTTGTCTATCCCCCTGGAGAATGATTATGAGGCTTTTGTGGAGATATTGAGAATGAATTAA
- the zupT gene encoding zinc transporter ZupT, with translation MENVWRAFGLTLIAGMATGIGSVIAFTSKRTNYRFLSVSTGFSAGVMLYVSFVEIFYKGFDSLGKAYGENLGSWINTAAFFGGIFLIALIDILIPSIENPHEPFDERATAPLHDPQAEFPDLKQVTRGGIDEETSNHIHHIHHAHLLRLGLFTALAITIHNFPEGLVTFLSGLKDPHLAIAITFAIALHNIPEGISVSVPIFYATGDRKKAFRYSFISGLAEPIGAVIGYLGIRFFLAGDSGEIPPQVMGILFAAVAGIMVYISLDQLLPTSRAYGKGHDSLLGLMGGMIVMALSLLLMN, from the coding sequence ATGGAAAATGTATGGAGGGCTTTTGGATTAACACTGATTGCAGGCATGGCTACAGGTATCGGCAGTGTCATTGCTTTTACATCCAAACGGACGAATTATCGTTTTCTGTCTGTTTCCACAGGATTTTCCGCCGGTGTAATGCTATACGTTTCCTTTGTGGAAATATTTTATAAAGGATTTGATTCTTTAGGTAAGGCGTATGGTGAAAACCTGGGATCCTGGATTAACACAGCTGCATTTTTCGGTGGTATCTTTCTCATTGCCCTCATTGATATTCTCATTCCTTCCATTGAAAACCCACATGAACCTTTTGACGAGCGTGCAACGGCTCCTCTCCATGATCCTCAGGCAGAATTCCCCGATTTGAAACAGGTAACCCGGGGTGGGATTGATGAAGAAACAAGCAACCATATCCATCATATCCACCATGCTCATCTTTTAAGACTCGGACTTTTTACGGCATTAGCCATCACAATTCACAATTTTCCGGAAGGGCTGGTAACATTTTTGTCAGGACTGAAAGATCCTCATCTGGCCATTGCCATCACCTTTGCCATCGCCCTTCATAATATTCCCGAAGGCATCAGTGTATCCGTTCCTATTTTTTATGCCACGGGAGACCGGAAAAAAGCCTTCAGATATTCCTTTATCAGCGGACTGGCAGAACCAATTGGTGCTGTTATCGGGTATCTGGGAATACGTTTTTTTCTGGCTGGTGATTCGGGAGAAATTCCTCCACAGGTGATGGGAATTCTCTTTGCTGCTGTTGCCGGCATTATGGTCTATATCAGCCTGGATCAGCTATTACCCACAAGCAGAGCCTACGGAAAAGGACACGATAGCCTGTTGGGTCTCATGGGGGGGATGATTGTCATGGCCCTGAGTCTTTTACTGATGAATTGA
- a CDS encoding homoserine kinase codes for MKKNTQTIRVFAPATVANVSCGFDVFGFAVYEPGDEVILTLRDTPGVRIQAIHGDGGLLPTDPVKNTAGVAAQAFLNTYAPEVGVDIELFKGLPIGSGLGSSAAGAAAALFGLNRLLGHPVDSKALLKFGLQSEKSACGSAHGDNVIPSLLGGFVLIRSYHPLDIRHLPVPEDLYCTLIYPRVEIETRKARGLIPQSIPLETAIRQWGNTAGLAAGFCLSDYDLIARSMEDLVAEPVRAALIPHYTLVTKSARDAGALGWGISGSGPTVFAFSKGKETAQQVRQAMGAIYDKFQISYQTWISLINPEGPRIIKQESQKI; via the coding sequence ATGAAGAAAAATACACAAACCATTCGTGTTTTTGCGCCGGCAACGGTGGCAAATGTTTCCTGTGGTTTTGATGTTTTTGGGTTTGCAGTTTATGAACCGGGAGATGAAGTGATTCTGACGCTTCGGGATACACCGGGCGTCCGGATTCAGGCAATCCACGGGGATGGAGGATTGTTGCCTACGGATCCTGTAAAAAACACAGCCGGTGTTGCTGCACAGGCGTTTCTGAATACCTATGCACCAGAGGTTGGCGTTGACATCGAACTTTTTAAAGGATTACCCATTGGAAGCGGACTCGGTTCCAGTGCTGCCGGTGCGGCAGCAGCTCTTTTTGGTTTGAATCGCTTGCTGGGACACCCGGTTGACAGTAAAGCCCTTTTGAAATTTGGACTGCAATCAGAAAAATCTGCCTGTGGATCCGCTCACGGAGATAACGTGATACCGTCCCTCTTGGGAGGCTTTGTCCTGATTCGCAGCTATCATCCCCTGGATATCCGACATTTGCCTGTCCCTGAAGATCTTTATTGTACCCTGATCTACCCCCGGGTTGAAATTGAAACCCGCAAGGCCCGGGGACTGATTCCACAATCCATCCCTCTTGAAACAGCTATCCGGCAATGGGGAAATACGGCGGGACTGGCAGCGGGTTTTTGCCTGTCCGACTATGATTTGATTGCCCGTTCCATGGAAGATTTGGTTGCCGAACCGGTACGGGCTGCACTTATTCCACATTACACCCTTGTAACAAAATCGGCACGGGATGCCGGTGCCCTGGGATGGGGTATTTCCGGATCCGGTCCGACTGTTTTTGCTTTCTCAAAAGGTAAAGAAACTGCACAACAGGTCCGGCAAGCCATGGGCGCAATTTATGATAAATTCCAAATTTCATATCAAACCTGGATATCACTGATAAATCCCGAAGGTCCACGCATCATTAAGCAGGAATCACAGAAAATATGA